GCGTAGATGAAGTCGGCCGTCCGGACGAGGTCGTCGAAGCCCACGACGGCTGCGGCGAGCTGATTGAGCACCCCGATCCCCGGAGGCGTGAGTGCGAGGCCGACGAGTCCGCCGAGAAGACCGATCGTCAGCCCCTGTCCGATCACCGTCGCGATCAGTAGCGGTGCCGAGATGCCCTGTGCTCGCAGTGCGGCGAACTCGCGCCGTTGCTGGAACACCACGAGTGACAGCAGCGACACCGTCAGCGCGACGCCAGCGCCGACTGCGAGCAAGACGAGCGCTCCGCCGGCCGCGAGGACGAGCACCTGTTCCTGCAGGACCGCTTCGAGTTGTTCCTGATTCGATCGAATCTCGTACTCCGGGTACGCCGTCGCAAGGTCCCGGTGGACGGCGTCGACGGCTGCGTCGTCCTCGACGGTGATCGTGATGAACGTCGCGGGCTCAGTCCGGGTCGTTCCGGTCACCTGGTGGAGTTCGCTCAGCGGCATCGTCACGGTCGGAGCGCCGAGCATGCGTTCGAAGGTCGGTGAGATGCCGACGACGGTGAACTCGGTGTTCCTGGCGACCGCGAGCGACCCGCCGACGTGTAACGTATCGCCGACGGAGACGTTCAGGGCTCGTGCCGTTTCCTCGTCGAGCAGGAGTTCGTTCGTCATGGTCCCCTCGTACGTCCCGTTCGCGTAGTGGGGATCACCGCTGAGCCCCTCGCCTGACGTTACCTGGACGGCCGAGCCGCCGCCTGGGACGCCGGTGCCGACGAACGTCTCGAACTCGCCATCGTCAGTTCCGACGTACACCGTTTCGAACGCCAGCGGTGCTGCATTCGCGACACCGTCGTACGTTTCCATCTCCCGGGCGACCGTTCGTGAGTCGTGCAGCGAATTTTCGAAGCCGCCGCCACCGGTGGTCGTCAACCGCGTTTCGCCCGCCGTCACCCACAGGTCTCGATCGGCGGCTTCGAACTGCCGTTCGCCGGTTTCGAGGACCCCGACGCCGGCACCAGCGAGCAGCGTCGTCGCCAACACGGCCAGCGCGACGCCGATGATCGCCAGTCCCAGCCGGAGGCGGTGATGGCGGAGCTGGGCGAGGGTCAATCCGCCAGCGGTCCGGAGGAGTCCGCCCCACCGGGCCGGACGACTCGAACCGGTATCGGAGCGCGACTCCTGCATCAGGGAACACCCCCCGTCAGGCGACGGGTCGCCACGAGCAACCACGGAACCGACAGCAGCCCGATCACGACGCCGACGACGAGCCCGTAGGGAACGAACAGCGGGGACGACGCGGCGATCGGCTCCGTCGTTATCGTCCGCGTGGCGAGTTCGTTGACGACTCGAACGGTAACGAGCCCGCCGATCCCGCCCAGCAGACCGCCCAGAGCCGTCGTCACCAGCGTCTGGACGCTCACGAAGGTGAGCTGGCTCCGGACCGAGACGCCGAGCGCGCTCATCGTCGCCAGTTGCTGTCGATCCGCGACCAGTTCGAGTCCGGACGTCGTGACGACGAACAGCGTCCCGATCGTCACCGCGACGACGATCGCTGCGAAGCCGAGCGCCACCGGCAACTCGGCATCGATCGTCTGCGTCGCCGTCAGTTCACTCCGGGTGAGCACGGCGGACTGTTCGTACACCCCGGCAAGCTCGTCTTCGACCGCCGGCGAGTTCGTCGCCACGATGAACTGATCGGCCTGATCGTGCCTGTCTGCCCCCGTCACCGACTGGAGCTCGCTCAACTGAACGACCGCGGTCGGGACGTCACCGATGCGCTCGGCGGACTCGTCGACGCCGGCGACGGTGAACGAGCCGTTCCCCCCGACGGTTACCGAGTCGCCAGCAGACGCCTCGAGAACGGCCGCGGCGCTGTCGGAGAGGACGACCTCGCCGGTCCACTGGCCGTCGTACCCACCGTCGGCGTAGTACGGATCGCCCGGCGTCAGGGGCGTGGTAGAAACGCCAGCGACCCGATCGACGTCCGGGTGGTCAACGACGCCGACGACCAGGACGTACTCCGTCGACGACCCACCCTCGACCCGCAGTACCTGTATCAGGACGGGCGTTGCCGAGGTAACGTCCTCGATCTCGTTGATCCGATCGGTCGTCTCGTGGACCGAGCCGAACTGTGGCCCGTCCGTTGCGACCAGCGGCGAGTTGATGCCGTCGCTCTCCGGAACGATCCAGTAGTCGACGTCGTCGTCGTAGACGGTCGTTCCCGTCGCGAGGCCAATGCCGATTCCCGTGACGGCGACCAGTAACGTGATGGCGATCGCCACGCCCAGGACGCTGAACAGGACGCGCTGTTGGGCGGTGTGGGTCGCTCGCGAGACCGCCCGGCGAACCGCGACACCGACGAGTCCGACCCATCGTCGCACGACGGTGTGGATGCTCATGGGGAAACCGTGGGTCGATCCGTCCCGTCGATTCGCGTGCCGTCTTGCAACCGGATCACCCGGTCGCACACCGCGAGCGTCTCTCGGTCGTGCGAGGCGAGCACGACGGCGTGGTCGTCCGCAACGCGCGCGAACTCTTCGAGGATCCCCCTACCGGTCTCGGTGTCGAGTTCGCCCGTCGGCTCGTCGGCGATCACGAGCGTCGGATCGGTCACGAGTGCGCGAGCGATCGCGACGCGCTGTTGTTCGCCGCCGCTCAACTCCCGCGGGCGATGGGTGATGCGATCCTCGAGACCGACCCGCTCGAGGAGGGCCGTCGCCCGTCGTCGGCGCTCCCGTTTGCGAACGCCGAGTTCGACGAGCGGCAAGGCGACGTTCGCGCGAGCCGACAGTGCATCGAGCAGATGGAAGTGCTGAAAGACGATGCCGACGTGCTCGAGTCGGTACCGCGTCCGGTCCCGCGTCGACAGCTCCGCGAGATCCGTGCCCCGGAACGAGATCCGTCCCTCGGTCGGCCGGTCGAGGCCGGCGACGAGATGCAACAGCGTGGACTTCCCGCTCCCGCTCGGGCCGGCGAGACCGACGATCTCCCCGTCGCCGACGGTAAGCGAAACCGAGTCGAGGGCGCGGACGGTCGGTGGGTCCGATCGGCCGAGAGCGGCACCCAATCGGCCCGGTTCCGCGCCTCTGGTGTATCGTTTCGTCACGTCGTCCGCTTCGACGACCGGTGGAGGCGTGTCGACACCGTCCGGGGAAACAGCGGGGGCAGCCATTACCGGGTGACTATCGTACGGACAATTAATTCTCTCGGTTCGACCAGTCCGTTTGCTGAAACGTATCGGCGGTCGCCGGACGCGTCGGCCCGACCCGCCGTGCCGGATCGTCCCGGTTTCCGGCCGCGCCGTCGCCGCCGGTCCGATCGGACGTCGGATCACGAACGAATCGCTTATCAAGCAAATACCGCAATCGGACCCTATTCATGAAAGCGATCGTACTCGCCGCTGGTGAGGGCACCCGAATTCGCCCGCTGTCCCGGTCGGTACCGAAGCCGATGCTGCCCGTCGCCGATCGGCCGCTCGTCGCCCACACCGTCGACGCGGCGATCGACGCCGGCGTCGACGAGGTCGTCCTCGTGGTCGGCTACGAAGCCGCGACCGTTCGCGACTATTTCGGGTCCGAATACCGCGGTGTCACCGTCTCCTATGCCGTCCAGGACGAACAGGCCGGGACGGCCCACGCCGTCGACGCGGCCAGCGCCCACCTCGACGGCCCCTTCGCGGTGCTCAACGGCGACAACCTGTACGATCCGGCTGCGATCGAGGCCCTGATCACGGCGTGTCCGGCCGTCTGCGCCGTCGAGGTCGACGAGCCGCGCAACTACGGCGTGTTGAGTACGGACGCCAGCGGGGAGACCGTCACGGGGATCGTCGAGAAACCGGCTGAGCCGCCGACGAACCTCGCGAACGCCGGCGCGTACGCCTTTCCCGAACGGGCGACGGAGTGGCTCGCGGTTCCGACGAGCGAACGCGGCGAGCGCGAGATTACGGACGTACTCGCCCGGGTGATCGACCACCACGACGTGACGCCGGTCCCGGTCGATCGATGGCTCGACGTGGGTCGCCCGTGGGAACTGCTGGAAGCGAACGAGTGGAAACTCGGCGCGCTCGATCGACGGCTCGACGGCGACGTCAGCGACGATGCGACGCTGAACGGGGACGTCGTCGTCGAAGCGGGGGCAACGGTGAAGGCCGGCGTCGTGATCGAGGGCCCGGTCCTGGTCCGATCGGGCGCGACGATCGGCCCGAACGCCTACGTTCGCGGCGCGACGCTGGTCGGGGAGCACGCGAAAGTCGGCCACGCTGCCGAGGTGAAAAACAGCGTGCTCTCGGCCGGTGCGTCGGTGAGTCACCTCTCGTACGTCGGCGACAGCGTTCTCGGGCGCGACGTCAACTTCGGTGCCGGCACGAACGTCGCCAATCTCCGCCACGACGAGGCCGACGTTCGGGTTACGGTCAAGGGCGATCGGGTTTCCACCGGGCGCCGGAAGTTCGGCGTCGTCGCCGGCGACGGCGTCAAGACCGGCATCAACACGAGCCTGACCCCGGGGCTGAAACTGTCCGGCGGGACGACGACCCGGCCCGGCGAAACGGTCGATCGGGACCGCTAAACTGCGTCGCTGCGAAGCGAGAGCGTCATCCGCCCGCTTGCGACCGGACCAGATATCCGGTAGTACTAACAGTCACTCGAGCCGAATCGCCGCTATGTTTGGAACGAGCGGCATTCGGGGTACCGTCGGGGAGGACGTCACCGCGTCGCTGGCGCTCTCCGTCGGGCGTGCAGTCGCGTCGGAGGGCCACGATCGGGTCGTCGTCGGCCGTGACCCGCGCGACAGCGGTTCACTCCTGCTCGATGCGCTTGCGGCGGGCCTCGGAGAGTGTGGCGCCGACGTCATCGAGGTCGGCGTCGAGGCAACGCCGACGATCGCCCGCGCGGTGAGCGCGTACGATGCCGACGCGGGCGCCGTTATAACGGCCTCGCACAATCCGGCCCCGGACAACGGCATCAAACTCTGGACGCCCTCGGGAAAGGCGTTCGGCCCCGCGAAGCGAGAGGCGATCGAGAAGCGCCTCGAAACGGCGACGTACGAGCTTCAGCCGTGGGACGGGATCGGCACGCGGCGACAGCGGACGGACGCTGCCGACCAACACGCCGCGGCGTTGCGCGAGGCTGTCTCGATCGACGACCCCCCGCACGTCGTCGTCGACGTCGGCAACGGTGCCGGTGCGATTACCGCTCGCGTGCTCGCCGACGTCGGCTGTCACGTCGAAACGCTGAACGGCAACCCCGACGGTTCGTT
The nucleotide sequence above comes from Halosolutus halophilus. Encoded proteins:
- a CDS encoding ABC transporter permease — translated: MQESRSDTGSSRPARWGGLLRTAGGLTLAQLRHHRLRLGLAIIGVALAVLATTLLAGAGVGVLETGERQFEAADRDLWVTAGETRLTTTGGGGFENSLHDSRTVAREMETYDGVANAAPLAFETVYVGTDDGEFETFVGTGVPGGGSAVQVTSGEGLSGDPHYANGTYEGTMTNELLLDEETARALNVSVGDTLHVGGSLAVARNTEFTVVGISPTFERMLGAPTVTMPLSELHQVTGTTRTEPATFITITVEDDAAVDAVHRDLATAYPEYEIRSNQEQLEAVLQEQVLVLAAGGALVLLAVGAGVALTVSLLSLVVFQQRREFAALRAQGISAPLLIATVIGQGLTIGLLGGLVGLALTPPGIGVLNQLAAAVVGFDDLVRTADFIYASGITIAVVIGTIAAAIAGWRLGRRPILEDL
- a CDS encoding ABC transporter permease, producing MSIHTVVRRWVGLVGVAVRRAVSRATHTAQQRVLFSVLGVAIAITLLVAVTGIGIGLATGTTVYDDDVDYWIVPESDGINSPLVATDGPQFGSVHETTDRINEIEDVTSATPVLIQVLRVEGGSSTEYVLVVGVVDHPDVDRVAGVSTTPLTPGDPYYADGGYDGQWTGEVVLSDSAAAVLEASAGDSVTVGGNGSFTVAGVDESAERIGDVPTAVVQLSELQSVTGADRHDQADQFIVATNSPAVEDELAGVYEQSAVLTRSELTATQTIDAELPVALGFAAIVVAVTIGTLFVVTTSGLELVADRQQLATMSALGVSVRSQLTFVSVQTLVTTALGGLLGGIGGLVTVRVVNELATRTITTEPIAASSPLFVPYGLVVGVVIGLLSVPWLLVATRRLTGGVP
- a CDS encoding ABC transporter ATP-binding protein; amino-acid sequence: MAAPAVSPDGVDTPPPVVEADDVTKRYTRGAEPGRLGAALGRSDPPTVRALDSVSLTVGDGEIVGLAGPSGSGKSTLLHLVAGLDRPTEGRISFRGTDLAELSTRDRTRYRLEHVGIVFQHFHLLDALSARANVALPLVELGVRKRERRRRATALLERVGLEDRITHRPRELSGGEQQRVAIARALVTDPTLVIADEPTGELDTETGRGILEEFARVADDHAVVLASHDRETLAVCDRVIRLQDGTRIDGTDRPTVSP
- the glmU gene encoding bifunctional sugar-1-phosphate nucleotidylyltransferase/acetyltransferase yields the protein MKAIVLAAGEGTRIRPLSRSVPKPMLPVADRPLVAHTVDAAIDAGVDEVVLVVGYEAATVRDYFGSEYRGVTVSYAVQDEQAGTAHAVDAASAHLDGPFAVLNGDNLYDPAAIEALITACPAVCAVEVDEPRNYGVLSTDASGETVTGIVEKPAEPPTNLANAGAYAFPERATEWLAVPTSERGEREITDVLARVIDHHDVTPVPVDRWLDVGRPWELLEANEWKLGALDRRLDGDVSDDATLNGDVVVEAGATVKAGVVIEGPVLVRSGATIGPNAYVRGATLVGEHAKVGHAAEVKNSVLSAGASVSHLSYVGDSVLGRDVNFGAGTNVANLRHDEADVRVTVKGDRVSTGRRKFGVVAGDGVKTGINTSLTPGLKLSGGTTTRPGETVDRDR